From the Bacillus tuaregi genome, one window contains:
- a CDS encoding DUF441 domain-containing protein encodes MISQATFFLLLLLVIALIAKNSSLIIAVIVLMIMKLFGFDAKAFSYLQSKGINWGVTIITIAVLAPIASGDIGFKDLTAAFKSPYAWIALISGIAVALLAKGGVTLLAKDPHITTALVLGTILAVSLFKGVAVGPLIGAGIAYLAMKILEIF; translated from the coding sequence TTGATATCACAAGCGACCTTCTTTTTACTGTTATTATTGGTCATTGCTTTGATTGCTAAAAATTCCTCACTTATCATTGCGGTAATTGTGCTGATGATCATGAAGCTATTTGGCTTTGATGCAAAAGCATTTTCTTATTTGCAGTCAAAGGGAATTAATTGGGGTGTGACAATCATTACAATTGCTGTTCTAGCGCCCATTGCAAGTGGTGATATTGGGTTTAAGGATTTAACTGCAGCTTTTAAATCACCATATGCCTGGATTGCCCTAATATCTGGAATTGCTGTTGCACTTTTGGCAAAGGGTGGGGTTACTTTATTGGCGAAGGATCCTCATATAACAACAGCCCTTGTGTTAGGTACAATACTTGCTGTTTCTTTATTCAAGGGAGTTGCAGTAGGCCCTTTAATAGGTGCTGGAATAGCTTACTTAGCCATGAAAATACTCGAAATATTTTAA
- the pyk gene encoding pyruvate kinase — MKKTKIVCTIGPASETVEMLTKLIEAGMNVARLNFSHGNYEEHGERIKNIREAASKTGKNVAILLDTKGPEIRTHNMVDGAIELTAGSSTIVSMTEVEGTPEKFSVTYEGLIDDVEIGSKILLDDGLIGLEVEKIDKPNGQIHVKILNSGTLKNKKGVNVPGVSVNLPGITQKDANDILFGIEQNIDFIAASFVRRSSDVLEIKKLLEENNATHIHIIPKIENQEGVDNIDEILEVSDGLMVARGDLGVEIPAEEVPLVQKNLIKKCNALGKPVITATQMLDSMQRNPRPTRAEASDVANAIFDGTDAIMLSGETAAGLYPLEAVETMHNIACRAESALDHKKLLSNHSKDSEHTITDAIGQSVAHTALNLGVNAIITATESGYTAKMISKYRPKAPIVAVTANDHVLRRLSLVWGVYAQLGQHSNTTDEMLENTVDESLKSGFVSHGDLVVITAGVPVSETGTTNLMKIHVVGDILAKAQGIGRKTAYGKVVIARNAEEALQKVKEGSILVTFGTDKEMVPAIEKCSALITEEGGLTSHAAVVGLNIGIPVLVGVENATDILKEGQEITVDAQRGVIYNGHASVL, encoded by the coding sequence ATGAAGAAAACAAAAATTGTTTGTACGATTGGACCAGCTAGTGAAACTGTTGAGATGTTGACGAAGTTAATTGAAGCTGGAATGAATGTAGCACGATTAAATTTCTCCCATGGTAATTATGAAGAGCATGGTGAAAGAATTAAGAATATCCGTGAGGCTGCTAGCAAGACTGGTAAAAATGTAGCTATTCTTCTTGACACAAAAGGACCAGAGATTCGTACACATAACATGGTCGATGGAGCAATCGAGCTAACTGCCGGCAGTTCTACTATTGTATCGATGACAGAGGTAGAGGGAACGCCAGAGAAGTTCTCTGTTACATATGAAGGGCTAATTGATGATGTAGAAATAGGCTCCAAGATTTTACTTGATGATGGTTTAATTGGACTTGAAGTAGAAAAAATCGATAAGCCGAATGGGCAGATTCATGTAAAGATATTAAACAGTGGAACATTAAAAAATAAAAAAGGTGTAAATGTCCCAGGAGTGTCTGTCAATTTACCTGGTATTACACAAAAGGATGCTAATGATATTCTGTTTGGTATTGAACAAAATATTGATTTTATTGCTGCATCTTTTGTACGTAGGTCTTCTGATGTTCTCGAAATCAAAAAGTTACTTGAAGAAAATAATGCAACCCATATCCATATCATTCCTAAAATTGAGAATCAAGAAGGTGTCGATAATATTGATGAAATTCTTGAGGTTTCGGATGGTTTAATGGTTGCCCGTGGGGATCTAGGTGTTGAAATACCGGCTGAGGAAGTTCCTCTTGTCCAAAAGAATTTAATTAAAAAATGTAATGCCTTAGGAAAACCGGTTATTACTGCAACACAAATGCTGGATTCAATGCAAAGAAATCCAAGACCAACTCGTGCTGAGGCAAGTGACGTAGCAAATGCCATTTTTGACGGTACAGATGCTATAATGCTTTCAGGTGAAACGGCTGCGGGGCTGTATCCGCTCGAAGCGGTTGAAACGATGCATAACATTGCTTGCCGTGCAGAGTCTGCATTAGATCATAAAAAGCTATTGTCAAACCATAGCAAAGATAGTGAACATACGATTACGGATGCAATTGGACAATCAGTAGCCCATACAGCATTAAACTTAGGTGTGAATGCGATTATTACGGCGACTGAAAGCGGATATACGGCGAAGATGATTTCGAAATATCGTCCCAAAGCGCCAATTGTTGCTGTAACGGCAAATGATCATGTCTTAAGAAGACTGTCGCTTGTATGGGGAGTTTATGCACAGTTAGGTCAACACTCCAATACAACCGATGAAATGCTCGAAAATACAGTGGATGAAAGCTTAAAGAGTGGTTTTGTCTCACATGGTGATTTAGTCGTGATTACTGCTGGTGTACCAGTAAGTGAAACTGGAACAACCAATCTGATGAAAATCCATGTTGTTGGTGATATATTAGCAAAAGCACAGGGAATTGGCCGTAAAACAGCATATGGAAAGGTTGTTATTGCCAGAAACGCAGAGGAAGCTCTTCAGAAAGTAAAAGAAGGTTCCATTCTTGTTACTTTTGGTACAGATAAGGAAATGGTGCCGGCAATTGAAAAATGCAGCGCACTCATTACAGAAGAAGGCGGCCTTACAAGCCATGCTGCTGTCGTCGGTCTGAACATTGGAATTCCTGTACTAGTAGGCGTTGAAAATGCAACCGATATTCTTAAAGAAGGTCAGGAAATCACAGTAGATGCCCAGCGTGGAGTTATCTATAATGGACATGCAAGTGTGCTATAA
- the ytvI gene encoding sporulation integral membrane protein YtvI: protein MNMVYVNRAFRFVLVVGITIGSLLLIYYLSKVTYPFIIGLAIAFFMNPLVNFLQKKGKIPRGLSVLIALIIAFAFFAGLLTLLIAEIVSGAEYLAKVVPDQLDTLIRYIEHLIASQIIPFYDQLTSLFNSLGSGQQDTIMKNIQNVGSTIGKNLGDFIQHFFAFIPTIISWFPNAASVLIFSLLATFFISKDWDRLRAMAGRILPNKAKSSSQKVIADLQKALFGFIKAQLTLISITTVIILIGLLVLQVDYAITIALVTGLVDILPYLGTGLIFVPWIIYEVITGNINMAIGLGILYIVVLVQRQVMEPKVLSSSIGMDPLATLIALFVGFKLIGFLGLIIGPVMLVILTTLHKANVFRDLWSYIKGTEIRE, encoded by the coding sequence ATGAACATGGTTTATGTCAATCGAGCCTTTCGTTTTGTTCTTGTGGTCGGTATCACGATTGGTTCCCTGCTGCTTATTTATTACCTTTCAAAGGTTACCTATCCCTTTATTATAGGACTAGCAATTGCATTTTTTATGAATCCGCTTGTTAATTTCCTACAAAAAAAGGGTAAAATACCTCGAGGCCTTTCCGTATTGATAGCTCTTATTATTGCTTTTGCATTTTTTGCGGGACTCCTTACCCTGCTAATAGCAGAGATTGTTTCGGGTGCTGAGTATTTAGCAAAGGTTGTACCGGATCAATTAGATACGTTAATTCGGTATATTGAACATTTAATTGCTTCTCAGATTATCCCTTTCTATGACCAATTGACAAGTCTTTTTAACAGCTTAGGAAGTGGACAGCAGGACACCATTATGAAAAACATTCAAAATGTAGGAAGTACGATTGGAAAAAACCTTGGAGATTTCATTCAACATTTCTTCGCGTTTATCCCAACGATTATTTCATGGTTTCCTAATGCAGCATCTGTATTAATTTTCTCGCTTCTAGCGACTTTTTTCATCAGCAAGGACTGGGACCGTTTAAGGGCTATGGCCGGTCGCATCCTGCCAAACAAAGCTAAATCAAGCAGTCAAAAGGTGATTGCTGATTTACAAAAGGCTTTATTTGGTTTTATTAAGGCGCAGCTGACTCTCATTTCCATAACGACGGTCATCATTTTAATCGGTCTGTTGGTTTTACAGGTTGATTATGCCATTACCATTGCACTTGTTACGGGATTAGTGGATATCCTGCCTTATCTTGGTACTGGGTTAATCTTTGTCCCCTGGATTATATATGAGGTCATAACAGGGAATATCAATATGGCTATCGGACTCGGTATCTTATACATAGTGGTTCTTGTACAACGACAAGTTATGGAACCAAAGGTTCTTTCCTCCAGTATCGGAATGGATCCATTAGCAACATTAATTGCCCTTTTTGTCGGTTTTAAGTTAATTGGTTTTTTAGGATTAATTATCGGACCAGTGATGCTCGTTATCCTGACAACCCTACACAAAGCGAATGTATTCCGAGATTTATGGAGTTATATTAAAGGGACAGAAATACGCGAATAA
- the accD gene encoding acetyl-CoA carboxylase, carboxyltransferase subunit beta, translating to MLKEIFTKTKKKYATIPSEHAKQDVPEGIMTKCPNCKKIMYTKELIKNLKVCLHCEYHHTMNSRERIAAFLDEDSFEELNGDMTSLNPLDFPGYLEKLEQDQKKTQVNEAVVTGIGTVNQYKVVVAVMDSTFRMGSMGSVVGEKITLAVEKADELSLPFIIFTASGGARMQEGVLSLMQMAKTSVALKRFSDHGGLFISIMTHPTTGGVSASFATLGDYNLAEPGALIGFAGKRVIEQTIREELPEDFQTAEFQLKHGQLDAVIHRLQLKDQLTNILDIHSPREVSEW from the coding sequence TTGCTTAAAGAGATTTTTACGAAAACAAAGAAGAAATATGCCACAATTCCTTCTGAACATGCGAAGCAGGATGTTCCAGAAGGAATCATGACAAAATGTCCTAATTGTAAAAAAATCATGTATACGAAAGAGTTAATAAAAAATTTGAAGGTATGCCTGCATTGTGAATACCATCATACGATGAATTCACGTGAAAGAATTGCTGCCTTTTTAGATGAAGATTCCTTTGAGGAATTAAATGGTGACATGACTTCATTGAACCCGCTCGATTTTCCTGGTTATCTCGAGAAGCTTGAGCAGGACCAGAAAAAAACACAGGTGAATGAAGCTGTTGTGACTGGAATTGGAACGGTTAATCAGTATAAGGTTGTGGTCGCTGTAATGGATTCTACTTTCCGGATGGGAAGTATGGGCTCTGTCGTAGGTGAAAAAATTACATTGGCAGTAGAAAAGGCAGATGAGCTGTCCCTTCCTTTCATTATTTTTACTGCTTCCGGTGGAGCTAGAATGCAGGAGGGTGTTCTTAGCTTAATGCAAATGGCTAAAACAAGTGTAGCCTTAAAGAGATTCAGTGATCATGGAGGGCTTTTTATTTCCATAATGACACACCCGACAACGGGAGGAGTCTCGGCAAGCTTTGCAACCTTGGGAGACTATAATCTTGCTGAGCCAGGAGCCTTGATTGGGTTTGCAGGAAAAAGAGTTATTGAACAAACTATTCGAGAAGAGCTTCCGGAGGATTTTCAAACAGCAGAATTTCAGCTCAAACATGGGCAGCTCGATGCAGTCATCCATCGTTTACAATTAAAAGATCAGCTAACAAACATCCTTGATATTCATAGTCCAAGGGAGGTGTCTGAATGGTAG
- a CDS encoding FxsA family protein produces the protein MRVLILLFILVPAAEIGVLLFSGNTIGIWPTVALLIITGVLGSYLAKKQGMNAIRKVQEQLAYGRLPGDEILDGVCILLGGVMLLSPGFLTDILGLILLLPPTRAVLKPMILKLLQKWMNKGTYTIIR, from the coding sequence ATGAGAGTTTTAATCCTGTTGTTTATTTTAGTCCCAGCTGCAGAAATTGGCGTTCTCCTTTTTTCGGGTAATACAATTGGGATATGGCCGACTGTTGCACTTCTTATCATCACAGGAGTACTCGGTTCATATCTGGCAAAAAAGCAAGGGATGAATGCCATTAGAAAAGTGCAAGAGCAATTGGCATATGGCCGGCTGCCAGGGGATGAAATACTTGATGGAGTCTGCATCCTTCTTGGCGGTGTAATGCTGTTGTCACCTGGTTTTTTAACCGATATTTTAGGGTTGATTTTATTACTCCCACCCACAAGGGCAGTGCTTAAACCAATGATTCTGAAGCTCCTGCAAAAATGGATGAATAAGGGTACGTATACAATTATTAGATAA
- the accA gene encoding acetyl-CoA carboxylase carboxyl transferase subunit alpha, giving the protein MVGEMEFEKPILELRRKITDLKEFTKNTEVDLSAEIEKLETRLLKLEKEIYENIKPWDRVQIARHAGRPTTLDYISLLFTDFFECHGDRTFGDDEAIVGGIAKFQGHPITVIGHQRGKDTKENIRRNFGMPHPEGYRKALRLMKQAEKFNRPIVCFIDTKGAYPGKSAEERGQSEAIARNLMEMAGFTVPVICIVIGEGGSGGALALGVGNYLHMLENSTYSVISPEGAASILWKDAGLAKQAAESMKITAPDLKELGIIDHVIPEVKGGAHKDVKQQAAFIEKVLLDSLKELKKLDKQQLVEHRYNKFKRIGEISFLKDYIGVN; this is encoded by the coding sequence ATGGTAGGAGAAATGGAATTTGAAAAACCGATACTTGAACTAAGAAGAAAAATTACCGATTTAAAAGAATTCACAAAAAATACAGAAGTAGATTTATCGGCTGAAATTGAAAAGCTAGAAACACGCCTGTTAAAGCTTGAAAAGGAAATATATGAAAACATTAAACCATGGGATCGAGTTCAAATAGCTCGCCACGCAGGCAGACCGACAACCCTTGATTATATATCATTGCTGTTTACGGATTTCTTTGAATGTCATGGGGACAGGACATTTGGTGATGATGAGGCCATTGTCGGCGGGATAGCAAAATTCCAAGGACACCCGATTACGGTAATCGGTCATCAGCGGGGAAAAGATACAAAAGAAAACATTCGCCGCAACTTTGGAATGCCACATCCAGAGGGTTATCGTAAGGCCTTGCGCTTAATGAAACAAGCTGAAAAATTCAATCGTCCTATCGTTTGCTTTATTGATACAAAGGGTGCCTATCCTGGTAAATCAGCTGAGGAGCGCGGGCAAAGTGAGGCAATTGCTCGGAATTTAATGGAGATGGCTGGTTTTACTGTTCCCGTTATTTGTATTGTCATTGGTGAAGGTGGAAGCGGCGGAGCGCTGGCCCTTGGTGTAGGTAATTATCTGCATATGCTTGAAAATTCAACGTATTCAGTTATATCCCCTGAAGGTGCCGCCTCGATTCTATGGAAGGATGCTGGGTTAGCTAAGCAGGCTGCGGAGTCAATGAAAATAACTGCACCTGATTTAAAGGAATTAGGCATCATCGACCATGTGATTCCAGAGGTAAAGGGCGGTGCTCATAAGGATGTAAAGCAGCAGGCAGCGTTTATCGAAAAAGTTCTACTAGATTCCCTCAAGGAGCTAAAAAAGCTGGATAAGCAGCAATTAGTTGAACATCGGTATAATAAGTTTAAACGAATTGGTGAAATTTCGTTTTTAAAAGACTATATCGGGGTAAATTAA
- a CDS encoding FadR/GntR family transcriptional regulator, which yields MKSSEVVTKVYLEVVKQLRNMITEDSLKPGDKLPSERELSERLNAGRSSVREALRALELLGLIETKRGEGTFIRDFKGHHLIPLLSTFILQDEESKRDIKETKYLIEQNCLALMLKRADMDVFLTDKRWNEDVIDEDDFFLRVVEMAENHLLLRIWVILADYYNYVQIVGQKPVKKDYARLLTALSVKDEKQITEAYQRLRGMSNE from the coding sequence GTGAAATCATCAGAAGTAGTTACAAAGGTCTATTTAGAAGTGGTAAAACAACTAAGGAACATGATAACAGAAGACAGTCTAAAGCCTGGTGACAAACTTCCATCTGAACGTGAACTATCTGAGCGTCTAAATGCTGGACGCTCTTCTGTTCGTGAAGCGTTACGTGCTTTGGAGCTCCTCGGATTAATTGAAACAAAAAGGGGCGAGGGTACCTTTATTCGCGACTTTAAAGGTCATCACCTGATTCCACTCTTAAGTACTTTTATTTTGCAGGATGAAGAGTCCAAACGAGATATAAAAGAAACGAAGTATCTGATTGAACAGAATTGTTTAGCGCTTATGTTAAAAAGAGCTGATATGGATGTCTTCTTAACCGATAAAAGGTGGAATGAGGATGTCATTGATGAAGATGACTTCTTTTTAAGGGTTGTCGAAATGGCTGAAAATCACTTATTATTAAGAATTTGGGTGATTTTAGCGGATTATTATAACTATGTGCAAATAGTTGGGCAAAAGCCTGTAAAAAAGGATTACGCTAGGCTGTTAACAGCATTGTCAGTAAAAGATGAAAAACAAATTACCGAAGCCTATCAGCGTTTAAGGGGCATGTCGAATGAATGA
- the pfkA gene encoding 6-phosphofructokinase has protein sequence MKRIGVLTSGGDAPGMNAAVRAVVRKAIYHNVEVYGIIGGYAGLISGNIKKLELGSVGDIIHRGGTVLLSARCEEFKTKEGQLKGVEQLKKFGIEGLVVIGGDGSYRGAQALTSHGFPCVGVPGTIDNDIAGTQYTIGFDTALNTVIEAIDKIRDTATSHERTFIIEVMGRNAGDIALWAGLAGGAETIVIPEDHYDMDEVCARLKKGQERGKKHSIIVVAEGVISGVEFAKQIKELTNFDTRVSVLGHMQRGGSPSAFDRVLASRLGAGAVELILEGKGGRAVGIRNNRVIDHDINDILEEPHTLDFNLLKLSKELSI, from the coding sequence ATGAAGCGAATTGGTGTATTAACAAGTGGTGGAGATGCTCCAGGCATGAATGCTGCTGTCAGGGCAGTTGTACGAAAGGCAATATATCATAATGTTGAGGTTTATGGAATTATCGGTGGCTATGCTGGATTGATTAGTGGTAACATCAAAAAGCTAGAGCTAGGTTCAGTTGGAGATATTATCCACCGAGGCGGCACTGTTCTTTTGTCGGCAAGATGTGAAGAATTTAAGACTAAAGAAGGACAGCTGAAGGGTGTTGAGCAGCTGAAGAAATTTGGAATAGAGGGTTTGGTCGTTATTGGTGGTGACGGCTCATACAGAGGAGCACAGGCTCTAACATCACACGGCTTCCCATGTGTAGGTGTGCCTGGAACCATTGACAACGATATTGCTGGCACTCAATATACAATTGGTTTTGATACGGCTTTAAACACAGTTATTGAAGCAATCGATAAAATCAGAGATACGGCTACATCTCATGAGCGAACTTTTATTATTGAGGTTATGGGACGTAATGCTGGTGATATTGCTCTGTGGGCAGGTCTTGCAGGCGGTGCAGAAACGATTGTGATTCCTGAGGATCATTACGATATGGATGAGGTTTGTGCTCGTCTAAAGAAGGGGCAGGAACGTGGTAAAAAGCATAGTATTATCGTTGTGGCCGAGGGCGTTATTAGTGGAGTCGAATTTGCTAAGCAAATTAAGGAATTAACTAACTTTGATACTCGCGTCTCTGTATTGGGTCACATGCAGCGTGGTGGATCCCCATCTGCCTTTGACCGTGTATTAGCCAGCCGTCTTGGTGCAGGTGCCGTTGAACTGATTCTAGAAGGAAAAGGCGGAAGAGCTGTTGGCATTCGCAATAACCGAGTCATCGATCATGATATTAATGACATTTTAGAAGAACCACATACACTTGATTTTAACCTATTAAAATTGTCAAAGGAATTATCTATCTAA